A genomic segment from Ptychodera flava strain L36383 chromosome 19, AS_Pfla_20210202, whole genome shotgun sequence encodes:
- the LOC139118283 gene encoding proline-rich transmembrane protein 1-like, giving the protein MSDDKVQLVGDGNEDQYYPQHAPPVYQAPSPPVQIQPGPEQPYVAHVHQHHAQPMQNPPNDYLVHSILACIFCCWPLGLVAIIKALDVRDAVLVGDRVRAERSSRIAKKFSIAALMGGIAIIALVVINVTMVFVNK; this is encoded by the exons ATGTCAGACGACAAAG TACAGTTAGTCGGCGACGGCAATGAGGACCAATACTATCCACAGCACGCACCGCCAGTTTACCAAGCGCCATCACCACCAGTACAG ATACAGCCAGGACCAGAACAGCCATATGTCGCCCATGTTCACCAGCATCACGCTCAGCCCATGCAGAATCCGCCAAACGACTATTTGGTTCATTCAATACTTGCCTGTATTTTCTGCTGCTGGCCACTGGGATTGGTTGCCATCATCAAGGCGTTAGAT GTACGTGACGCAGTGTTGGTTGGAGACCGAGTGAGGGCCGAGCGCTCCTCCAGAATTGCGAAGAAATTCTCCATAGCGGCCCTCATGGGTGGTATCGCAATTATAGCTCTGGTGGTAATAAACGTGACGATGGTATTTGTCAATAAGTAA